The DNA region CTTGTTGAACTTCAAATACACCATGCCAGTGAGCATAATCAGGAGCACCCATTAATGCACCTTGTCTCATTCTTCTACCTTCATGATGCCATAAATGATACCAGATTTTAAATGCTTTATCAGACCATTTGTCTTTATGCATTAAACCTTTTTTAGTTAATTCATCTATCATTTTTTTAGCATCTGTTGCATATGTATTATATAATTTTACATGTTTATCTGCCATTGTGAAGAAATTTTTCGTATGTGTTTTTGTATGACAAGATGCACATACTTGTTCCATTTCACTTCTTGCTGCTTTACTACCTTTTGGATGTCCAGCTAATGCATTACCTTTAGTTATTTTTCCATTTTCATAATCAGCTACAACAGTTTCATACCCACCATCTCTTGTTTTAGAAATAGGTGCCCAAATATTCCATTTCAATCTTTTACTTACATTGTGAGTTGTTTTTAAATCACCAATACCACTCATATGACAAGTAGCACAAGTTGGTGCTCTATAATCACCTGGTTCCCATGCATCTGGAGCAGAATCATATTTCCATTTACTACCTTCTGCATTAAAGATATGTCCATGCATTGAATTATTATAGATTTCAATATCTGGATGATCAGGTCCTAAGTGACATGATGCGCATGCTGCAGGTTTTCTTGCTTCTTCAATAGAAAATTTATGTCCAGAGTGACATGATTTACAATTACCTACTCCACCATCAGGATAAACATTCCCAATACCATAATTTGGCCAAGTCTCAGCAGTTGGTCTTTTATCTTTGTCTAATTTAATAATAGAACCATGACATTGCATACATCCAGTTGCTTCAGGTGAATGTTTGAAATCTTTATGATCTCTACCCTCAAAATGTTGCATTAATGATTGCATACCTTTTTTAGCTTTTACTTGAATTGCTGCTCTTGCATGACCACTTTGATGAAACTCTTTTACTTCGTTAGGGTGACATCTTTCACATGTTTTTGGACTAACTAGAGCAGATACAAATATTTCTGTACCTTTTATACCTTTACAGTTTTGCGCTGCCATTGGATTATCTTTTTTAACACTATGACAATCAATACAACTTACACCAACGTGTCCATGTCTACTCTCTTTCCAATCATTAACATGACCAGGAGTCATTTTAGCATGACATTCAACACAACTTTTTCCTGCATCAGTAAGACCACGATTAACTTTTAAAGTTTTAACATTTGTAACATCTCCTACATTTGCTGCAAATGCTGTAAGTCCTAATGCAAGAAATATAAATAATATTCTTTTTAACATTTTACTTCCTTTTTGTGTATCAAATTTATTTTTTAATATAATCACCTAATATATGGTGACCAACATTCTTATGACATTCAACGCATTTTTTGTCTGTTCGTTTCTCAAAATACTCTTTGTGTGCTACAAAGGCTTTAGTATTTCCTGTTGTTGCATTTTCTAAGTTTGTATGACAACTCATACAACCTGTATCAAAAACAAAACGTTTTGCATGTTTTCTCTTCTCTTCCCAATCAATAGACTTAGGATCTCCAAAGTTTTGTACTCTAAAATCATGTAAGCCTGTTCTTGCTTTCTCAAAAAGATAATTAGCAAGTGAATCGTGAGGTAAATGACAATCAACACATTTTGCTTGCACTCCATTTGCATTTTTCCCACCGTGAGCATCAAGATAATACGAATCAGCCATAGGCTGCATTGTATGACACACAGTACAAAATTTGTCGTCTGAAGTTTTGTGTACCCCAACTGCTACACCAAAGGAGAAAAGTAGACCTATAATACCACCTAAGACAAATATTCCTATAATGAACCATATAGATTTAGCTTTTTTTTCCGTATTACGGGACATAAAAACTCCTATTTTTATAACTTCGATTAATCAAAGTAAAAAGATGATATTTAAATCATCAAACTTAAAATTCATTCATCAAATAAATAAATTTTGTTAACTTCTTCCATTATTTACTTAATATAAATACCAATAAAAAACTCCTCCTTTAAACAAGTATGCTTATATAAAAATTTAATATTAAAATATTAAATTATATTTAGCTTCCTTCTAAAATGTGTTACTAGTCCTCTAAAACTAAACTTTAGATATTAAATAGATTATCAATAGAAGATAATTCTATTTTTAAGTAATACATATTTTCTTTATAAATAGTAATTATTATTTAAATTTTTCATTAATTTAAAAAATTAATATTATATAAAGATTACTATTTTAGCTAAAAGAATAAATAAAAAAATTGACCAAAGTCAAAAAAATGATTTTTATTTAAAAAAAGTTAAAATTAAAATATAGATATTTTATTAAGTTTTATTTAATTTTTATAAGAAGAGGAGGCACTAAGTGCCTCTATTAAAAGATTATTTTTCTTTAGGTCTATATACTTTGATATTTGTATAGTTTTCAGAGTCTCTTAAATATTGTCCATGTAATTGGCTTAATATACCTTTATCACAATATAAAAGATATTCTTTTTCTAAAGGAAGTTTTTTAAACTCTTTTTTTAGATTATAAAAAGGGATTTTTAATATTTCAACATCTGCTATTTCAAGACAGTTTTGTCCTTGTCTTATATCTATGATAGTATAGTTTTTACCTGCTATGTCGTTTACAACTTCAAGTTGCCCTACTTCATCATTGATATTATCAACCATTTTATCGACATAAGTCTCTTTTGAATTTTCAATTGCTTTATCTAATACAGAATAATCAAACTTCTTAGCTTCTTGCTCCATCTTATCAAAAGAACCGTGAGTTACTGGATTTTTAGATATTACACCACAGTATTCAGGCATAGTTTCTGCAAATCTTCTTGTTCCAATATTTTCTGCAATATCAATAATTTCAGGTTTATTCATAGTACAAAGAGGTCTTAATACTAATTTTTTTGTAACTTGGTCAATTAGTGCAAGATTTCTTAATGTTTGACTCGATACTTGAGCAATACTTTCACCTGTCATTATTGCGTCTATTTTCATATTATCAGCTATTTTACTTGCAGCCATAAACATAAGTCTTTTTAAAGTAACACCCATATAAGACTCATTTGTTGATCTAAAAATTTCAGTTACTACATCTTCAAATGGAACAGAGATAAAAGAGACTCTATGTGAAGAACCAAACTTATTCCATAAATAATAAGCTACTTGTTTTACTCCAATTTCATGAGCTACTCCACCAAGATTGAAGAAAATAAAATGAGTTTTTACTCCTCTTTTCATAGTAAGATAACTAGCAACTGTAGAATCAAACCCACCTGACATTAAAGATAAAATACTACCTTGTGTTCCTATAGGAAAACCACCTAAACCTTTATGTCGATAAGTAATTATATTTAACTGTTTTTCTATTAGTTCTAAATTAATAGTAACTTCTGCATCCTTTAATT from Malaciobacter molluscorum LMG 25693 includes:
- the thiI gene encoding tRNA uracil 4-sulfurtransferase ThiI; amino-acid sequence: MDKTQLKTQKFIVKFFPEVMIKGTKAKRQMINQIYNNIKSLMDKISEDITIKKFFDKVEVVCAIEVVDEVRQKLIQTPGVELVLEAIQIDNVSTLDEIKVKVNEFMGGEIEGKTFVVRAKRSGTHEFKSTNIEQTVGGYMLANNDTKGVKLKDAEVTINLELIEKQLNIITYRHKGLGGFPIGTQGSILSLMSGGFDSTVASYLTMKRGVKTHFIFFNLGGVAHEIGVKQVAYYLWNKFGSSHRVSFISVPFEDVVTEIFRSTNESYMGVTLKRLMFMAASKIADNMKIDAIMTGESIAQVSSQTLRNLALIDQVTKKLVLRPLCTMNKPEIIDIAENIGTRRFAETMPEYCGVISKNPVTHGSFDKMEQEAKKFDYSVLDKAIENSKETYVDKMVDNINDEVGQLEVVNDIAGKNYTIIDIRQGQNCLEIADVEILKIPFYNLKKEFKKLPLEKEYLLYCDKGILSQLHGQYLRDSENYTNIKVYRPKEK
- a CDS encoding cytochrome c3 family protein; this encodes MSRNTEKKAKSIWFIIGIFVLGGIIGLLFSFGVAVGVHKTSDDKFCTVCHTMQPMADSYYLDAHGGKNANGVQAKCVDCHLPHDSLANYLFEKARTGLHDFRVQNFGDPKSIDWEEKRKHAKRFVFDTGCMSCHTNLENATTGNTKAFVAHKEYFEKRTDKKCVECHKNVGHHILGDYIKK
- a CDS encoding multiheme c-type cytochrome produces the protein MLKRILFIFLALGLTAFAANVGDVTNVKTLKVNRGLTDAGKSCVECHAKMTPGHVNDWKESRHGHVGVSCIDCHSVKKDNPMAAQNCKGIKGTEIFVSALVSPKTCERCHPNEVKEFHQSGHARAAIQVKAKKGMQSLMQHFEGRDHKDFKHSPEATGCMQCHGSIIKLDKDKRPTAETWPNYGIGNVYPDGGVGNCKSCHSGHKFSIEEARKPAACASCHLGPDHPDIEIYNNSMHGHIFNAEGSKWKYDSAPDAWEPGDYRAPTCATCHMSGIGDLKTTHNVSKRLKWNIWAPISKTRDGGYETVVADYENGKITKGNALAGHPKGSKAARSEMEQVCASCHTKTHTKNFFTMADKHVKLYNTYATDAKKMIDELTKKGLMHKDKWSDKAFKIWYHLWHHEGRRMRQGALMGAPDYAHWHGVFEVQQDIRELKLIYDKRIKSGKIED